From the Nonlabens marinus S1-08 genome, one window contains:
- a CDS encoding SusC/RagA family TonB-linked outer membrane protein, translating into MKTKLNGILTLLLALVVQVAFAQQTVTGKVTDANGDPVLGATVQVRNSSNATTTDFDGNYSIQAAPEDVLVISFSGYEPQTFTVGTKTTINASLKTSLEAVIVTSYRTSTKEKSNISASVVTNETIENRPNASFVQTLEGQVAGLNIFTTSGQPGANSTVNLRGIGSINGNTEPLFILDGAPIDEDNFRSLNPQDISEVTVLKDAGATSIYGNRGANGVIIIKTKQGNFNSPLRIQANSILSFTTLQDNDYNKMSSQQLLTLERERGAGVGANGFDFSGTPLTDAEIAAAPNTEWTDYFFRTGLSKNNTISLTSGGAKTRQYTSFGYFDQEGILVDSDLKRFNIRNNVSGRSDNERFSYDFNNTMNYSISNEPSSIGTGAINRNYVLAAYNSVPYFRPEDYTTGADYLSPLRFVETPFFLIDRLRTFNRVDEEVKLVGSAQFAYKLTDNLTARSVSSYDYQNQIFTQAEESDSFNALLFGGAANPNAGRQFQQSTRQFTFNQLTSLNYDKVFAEKHTVSLGAYTEYFKAHLRDFGYDARGLDGRTFAFGDGSGFLGAVIRNGAIIYNDNANAQILNAGLFSYFGSADYDYDSRYGIGATIRRDASSRFSNTNRWATFYSVSGRWNVSNEEFWGDDNPFEVLKLRASYGTVGNQNVNGGGYFSGLTLTTDTFRTGRGYTGANALFPSVFGNSDLKWETTRQYNVGVDFEAFERRLRGSLDFYYKDTEDLFQSAPISGAVGTGGYNLNANFGLLTNKGFDLELRYDVIRGVDPGDFELDVFVVGNVNENVLRDLPTEDGVVLGVGREGGPIGEYFTVRQVGVNPANGNLLFLDADGNLTESPNNDTDRVWLDQNLTPEMQGSFGLNMDFKGFFAQTQFQFATGIDRFDFDLADVQDPTALGQFNLSQDLFRAWTPDNRVTDIPSLDATNINTFDSDRYLRESDYLRLRFVTVGYGFDKQVLDKLNLSTLRLFVNAENLVTFTKWRGFDAAGYNNGSRQYPTPKIVSLGVEIGI; encoded by the coding sequence ATGAAAACAAAATTAAATGGAATTTTAACGCTATTGCTAGCGTTAGTTGTGCAAGTAGCTTTTGCGCAGCAAACGGTTACCGGTAAGGTAACTGACGCCAATGGGGATCCCGTCCTGGGAGCAACCGTTCAGGTACGTAATAGTTCAAACGCTACTACAACAGATTTTGATGGTAATTATTCCATTCAAGCGGCGCCAGAAGATGTTCTGGTAATATCCTTTTCTGGGTATGAGCCTCAAACGTTTACTGTAGGTACTAAAACTACAATCAATGCTTCTCTAAAAACATCCTTAGAGGCGGTTATTGTTACTAGTTATCGTACCTCCACTAAAGAAAAAAGTAACATATCGGCCTCGGTAGTCACAAACGAGACCATTGAAAACAGACCTAACGCTTCCTTCGTTCAAACATTAGAAGGTCAAGTAGCTGGTTTGAATATCTTTACTACATCAGGACAACCAGGAGCGAACTCTACGGTTAACTTGCGTGGTATTGGTTCGATCAATGGTAACACTGAGCCTCTATTTATATTAGATGGTGCACCGATTGATGAGGACAACTTTAGAAGTTTGAACCCTCAAGATATCTCTGAAGTAACTGTACTTAAAGATGCTGGAGCAACATCAATCTACGGTAATCGTGGTGCAAATGGTGTAATCATCATTAAGACTAAGCAAGGTAACTTCAACAGTCCTCTTAGAATTCAAGCGAACTCTATCTTATCCTTTACTACATTGCAAGACAATGACTACAATAAGATGAGTTCTCAACAATTGTTGACATTGGAAAGAGAAAGAGGAGCAGGAGTTGGAGCTAATGGTTTTGATTTTTCTGGTACTCCATTGACTGATGCTGAAATTGCTGCAGCGCCAAATACGGAGTGGACTGATTATTTCTTCAGAACTGGTTTATCTAAGAACAACACTATTAGTTTAACTAGTGGTGGTGCTAAAACGAGACAATACACTTCCTTTGGTTACTTTGATCAAGAAGGTATCCTTGTAGACTCAGACCTGAAACGTTTCAACATTAGAAACAACGTTTCTGGTAGATCTGACAACGAGCGTTTTAGTTATGACTTCAATAACACCATGAACTACTCTATTTCTAATGAACCTAGTAGTATTGGTACAGGAGCGATTAATAGAAATTACGTTCTTGCTGCCTACAACTCTGTTCCTTATTTCAGACCAGAAGATTATACTACTGGTGCGGATTATCTTTCTCCACTGAGATTTGTAGAGACTCCATTCTTCCTGATTGACCGTTTAAGAACATTTAATCGCGTGGATGAGGAAGTTAAATTAGTTGGTTCTGCTCAATTTGCTTATAAATTGACAGACAACCTGACTGCTAGAAGTGTATCTAGTTACGATTACCAAAACCAAATATTTACTCAAGCGGAAGAGTCAGACTCTTTCAATGCCTTGTTATTTGGTGGAGCGGCTAACCCAAATGCGGGTCGTCAATTCCAACAAAGTACACGTCAATTCACTTTCAACCAATTGACTTCTTTGAACTACGACAAAGTATTTGCTGAAAAGCATACTGTAAGTTTAGGAGCTTATACAGAATACTTTAAAGCTCACTTGAGAGATTTTGGATATGACGCTAGAGGTCTTGATGGAAGAACCTTTGCTTTCGGTGATGGGTCTGGGTTCTTAGGTGCGGTTATCCGTAATGGAGCGATTATTTATAATGATAACGCTAATGCGCAAATCCTGAATGCAGGTTTATTCTCCTACTTTGGATCAGCTGATTATGATTATGATTCTAGATATGGTATCGGCGCTACGATCAGACGTGATGCTTCTTCTAGATTCTCAAACACTAACAGATGGGCAACTTTCTACTCTGTTTCAGGACGATGGAATGTTTCTAACGAAGAATTCTGGGGTGATGATAACCCATTTGAAGTTCTTAAGCTGAGAGCTTCTTATGGTACAGTGGGTAACCAGAATGTAAATGGTGGTGGATACTTCTCAGGATTAACATTAACTACGGACACTTTCCGTACAGGTCGTGGATATACAGGGGCTAATGCACTTTTCCCTTCTGTTTTTGGAAACTCTGATTTGAAATGGGAAACTACTCGTCAATATAACGTAGGTGTTGATTTTGAAGCTTTCGAAAGAAGGTTGAGAGGATCTCTTGACTTCTACTACAAGGATACCGAAGATCTTTTCCAATCAGCGCCTATCTCTGGAGCTGTTGGTACTGGAGGTTACAACTTGAATGCTAACTTTGGATTACTTACTAACAAAGGTTTTGACTTAGAATTACGTTATGATGTAATTAGAGGTGTTGATCCAGGTGACTTTGAATTAGATGTCTTTGTTGTAGGTAACGTGAATGAAAACGTTCTTAGAGACCTGCCAACTGAAGACGGAGTAGTATTAGGAGTGGGTCGTGAAGGCGGACCAATCGGAGAGTATTTCACTGTTCGCCAAGTAGGTGTTAATCCAGCGAATGGTAACTTGTTGTTCCTAGATGCTGATGGTAACTTGACTGAATCTCCTAACAATGACACAGACCGTGTATGGTTGGATCAGAATTTAACTCCTGAAATGCAGGGTAGTTTTGGTTTGAATATGGACTTTAAAGGTTTCTTTGCTCAAACTCAATTCCAGTTTGCTACAGGTATCGATCGTTTCGATTTTGACTTAGCAGATGTTCAAGACCCTACAGCTTTAGGTCAATTCAACTTAAGTCAAGACTTATTTAGAGCTTGGACTCCAGACAACAGAGTAACTGATATTCCTTCCTTAGATGCGACTAATATCAATACTTTTGATTCAGATCGTTACTTAAGAGAATCGGATTATTTAAGATTACGCTTTGTAACTGTAGGATATGGTTTTGATAAGCAAGTGTTAGATAAGTTAAACTTGAGCACTCTTAGATTGTTCGTGAATGCTGAGAACTTAGTAACTTTCACTAAGTGGAGAGGTTTTGATGCTGCTGGGTACAACAACGGTTCAAGACAATATCCTACGCCAAAGATTGTTTCTCTAGGTGTTGAAATAGGAATCTAA
- a CDS encoding rhomboid family intramembrane serine protease yields MMNKQEHIFDAKTVVVPIAVVLLMWLVFWVEMRFHTDFSSYGLEPRSSTGLVGVVTSPFIHGSFSHLWSNTLPMLILGISLFYFYRNISLRVFLIGLLGSGILTWLIGRDSFHIGASGLIYMLASFLFFKGIFTRYYRLIALSLIIVFLYGSLVWYLFPVDPTISWEGHLSGAITGLTLASIIKAKVIKEQKYNWQRPEYDAEDDWFMQQFDENGNFSPIVMDEEE; encoded by the coding sequence ATGATGAACAAACAAGAACACATTTTTGATGCGAAAACGGTAGTGGTGCCTATCGCAGTAGTGTTATTGATGTGGCTGGTGTTTTGGGTCGAAATGCGATTCCATACTGATTTTTCATCCTATGGGCTGGAGCCCAGATCTTCAACTGGGTTAGTGGGCGTTGTTACGAGTCCATTTATTCATGGGAGCTTTTCCCATCTGTGGAGCAACACGCTGCCTATGCTTATTTTAGGTATCAGTCTGTTTTATTTTTATAGAAACATCAGTCTTAGAGTGTTCCTAATTGGGCTATTAGGTTCTGGTATACTTACTTGGTTGATTGGGAGAGACTCTTTCCACATAGGGGCTAGCGGTTTAATTTACATGCTGGCCAGCTTTTTGTTCTTCAAAGGAATTTTCACAAGATATTACCGATTGATTGCATTGAGTTTAATCATTGTGTTTCTATACGGAAGCCTAGTCTGGTATTTATTTCCAGTGGATCCGACTATTTCTTGGGAAGGCCATTTAAGCGGAGCGATCACAGGTTTAACCTTGGCCTCAATAATCAAGGCTAAAGTGATAAAAGAACAAAAATATAATTGGCAACGACCAGAATATGATGCTGAAGACGATTGGTTCATGCAACAATTTGATGAGAACGGTAATTTCTCACCTATTGTAATGGATGAAGAAGAATAG
- the rlmB gene encoding 23S rRNA (guanosine(2251)-2'-O)-methyltransferase RlmB, with protein sequence MDKNEMIYGLRPILEAIENQRDISKIYFLKDGNGVLFNQLKHAAKKAGVGTSFVPEEKLYKLTKENHQGAVAVLSPISYANLEEVLEATDLTENPMFLLLDGVTDVGNYGAIIRTAECTGVKAVVVSEKGSAPINAVVVKTSAGAVFNLPICKVNHLKDAIFLMQAYGIKTVGASEKADNSIYDTDLNTPLALIMGSEDRGINPSTLKTLDKTFNLPMMGKIASLNVSVACGAMLYEAVRQRQD encoded by the coding sequence ATGGACAAAAATGAAATGATCTATGGGTTGAGACCCATCCTAGAAGCAATCGAAAATCAACGAGATATTTCCAAGATCTATTTCCTTAAAGATGGAAATGGAGTGCTTTTTAATCAATTAAAACACGCTGCTAAAAAGGCTGGTGTGGGAACATCGTTTGTCCCTGAAGAGAAACTATACAAATTAACTAAAGAAAATCATCAAGGAGCCGTAGCGGTCCTATCCCCTATCAGTTATGCAAACCTGGAGGAGGTTCTAGAAGCAACGGACCTAACTGAAAATCCAATGTTTCTACTTTTAGATGGTGTAACGGACGTAGGGAACTATGGAGCGATTATTAGAACCGCAGAATGTACTGGAGTGAAAGCAGTAGTGGTTTCTGAAAAAGGCTCTGCTCCTATCAATGCAGTAGTGGTCAAAACAAGTGCGGGAGCTGTGTTTAATTTACCCATCTGTAAAGTGAATCACTTGAAAGATGCAATTTTCTTAATGCAGGCGTACGGTATCAAAACGGTGGGTGCCTCAGAAAAGGCGGATAACTCCATATATGATACAGATTTGAACACACCATTAGCTCTGATCATGGGAAGTGAAGATCGCGGAATCAATCCTTCCACTCTTAAGACCTTAGACAAAACTTTTAACCTGCCTATGATGGGCAAAATAGCTTCCTTGAATGTTTCTGTAGCCTGTGGGGCGATGCTCTATGAGGCGGTGCGCCAGCGTCAAGACTAA
- the rpsL gene encoding 30S ribosomal protein S12 — protein sequence MPTISQLVRKGRSKITKKSKSAALDSCPQRRGVCTRVYTTTPKKPNSAMRKVARVRLTNGKEVNAYIPGEGHNLQEHSIVLVRGGRVKDLPGVRYHIVRGALDTAGVAGRTQRRSKYGAKRPKN from the coding sequence ATGCCAACGATTTCACAATTAGTACGTAAAGGAAGATCCAAAATAACCAAGAAGAGCAAATCGGCTGCTTTAGATTCTTGTCCTCAACGTCGTGGAGTTTGTACTCGTGTTTACACCACTACGCCTAAGAAGCCTAACTCAGCAATGAGAAAGGTAGCGCGTGTGAGACTTACCAATGGTAAGGAAGTAAACGCATACATTCCAGGAGAAGGACACAATCTACAAGAACACTCGATAGTATTGGTTAGAGGTGGAAGGGTAAAAGATTTACCAGGAGTTAGATACCACATTGTGCGCGGTGCACTGGACACAGCAGGTGTTGCAGGTCGTACACAACGTAGATCTAAGTATGGTGCTAAACGCCCTAAGAACTAA
- a CDS encoding replication-associated recombination protein A — protein MLTTPLAERIRPTTLEGYLSQSHLVGENGTLRRHIINGNVPSLILWGPPGTGKTTLAQIIAQESKRPFYTLSAINSGVKDIREVIDKAKNAGGLFTSSNPILFIDEIHRFSKSQQDSLLAAVEKGWVTLIGATTENPSFEVIPALLSRCQVYVLEAFSKEDLIALLERAMKVDKSLASKTIKLQQTNALLRISGGDARKLLNVFELIVNSQEGDSIVITDKIVLEQVQSNPARYDKTGEQHYDIISAFIKSIRGSDPNAAVYWLARMIEGGEDLKFIARRLLILASEDIGNANPTALIMANNAFQAVSTIGYPESRIILSQCAIYLATSIKSNASYMAINKAQQLVKQTGDLSVPLGLRNAPTKLMKDLGYGDTYKYAHDHPGNFAHYDFLPEEISRTTLFQPGNNPREKVQKEFLQKRWKDHYDYRENKE, from the coding sequence ATGCTTACAACACCACTAGCAGAACGTATACGTCCAACGACACTAGAAGGCTATTTAAGTCAATCCCACCTGGTGGGTGAGAACGGGACTTTACGCAGACACATTATCAACGGGAATGTTCCTTCACTTATTCTTTGGGGACCACCAGGCACAGGAAAAACGACTCTGGCACAAATTATTGCACAAGAATCAAAGCGTCCCTTTTATACATTAAGCGCCATCAATAGTGGAGTTAAAGATATTAGGGAAGTCATAGATAAAGCAAAAAATGCTGGTGGGCTTTTTACCAGCAGCAATCCTATTTTATTTATTGATGAAATCCACCGTTTCAGCAAATCGCAACAAGATTCATTACTCGCAGCTGTAGAAAAAGGATGGGTCACCTTAATAGGTGCCACTACCGAGAACCCAAGTTTTGAAGTGATCCCTGCGCTACTTTCCAGATGTCAGGTCTATGTTCTAGAGGCATTTTCTAAAGAAGATCTTATCGCACTCCTAGAAAGAGCCATGAAAGTGGATAAATCTCTCGCTTCTAAAACGATAAAGCTTCAACAAACGAATGCCTTGTTGCGTATAAGCGGCGGCGACGCCCGCAAGCTGTTGAATGTTTTTGAATTAATAGTCAATTCGCAAGAAGGCGATTCGATCGTCATTACCGACAAAATTGTCTTGGAACAAGTACAGTCTAATCCTGCACGATATGACAAAACTGGTGAGCAACATTATGATATCATCAGTGCCTTTATCAAATCCATCAGAGGTAGCGACCCAAATGCAGCTGTGTACTGGTTGGCCCGTATGATTGAAGGAGGTGAAGACCTTAAGTTTATCGCTAGACGTCTTCTCATTCTGGCAAGTGAAGATATTGGAAACGCAAACCCCACGGCATTAATCATGGCAAATAACGCTTTTCAAGCTGTAAGCACGATTGGCTATCCAGAATCTCGAATTATTTTAAGCCAGTGTGCCATTTATCTCGCTACTAGTATTAAGAGTAACGCCAGTTACATGGCCATCAATAAAGCACAACAACTGGTCAAGCAGACTGGGGATTTATCAGTTCCATTAGGATTGCGCAATGCCCCAACTAAGCTGATGAAAGATCTGGGTTATGGAGACACTTATAAATACGCTCACGATCATCCAGGCAATTTTGCCCATTACGATTTCCTTCCTGAAGAAATAAGCCGTACGACCCTATTCCAGCCGGGAAACAATCCTAGAGAAAAAGTACAAAAGGAATTTTTACAGAAAAGATGGAAAGACCACTACGATTATCGGGAGAATAAAGAATGA
- a CDS encoding RagB/SusD family nutrient uptake outer membrane protein, translated as MKKIKLYTVLALSALVMSCEDAIDIQQPGLLDANAAFQSVSDLNDGLLGAYNSLDITPEMHFTSVFTDEIRIGFDNGGQGQSLYRFQLNPGNAGPSVIWTRGFQGITRATRVIVASESLLARNDDNDPNNDVDAAAVANIVGQAYAVRAYINLQMLSYYSPNMSDSSSLGIPIVDFVAGTDFLPTRATTGDSFDFIQADLQIAANQITAQSSLRFFSKDAVDALRARAYAYRGQYGSAEPLASRLLAAYPLAATQDAYEAIFRDTGNAEVIMKLERTVVDTYNNQGATGSSAAGGWGGANYAFTGPGINGSPYYEVATDLALTVEPGDRRSAVIYEFFPNFSQAGRDVYTVNKYRGSEGQPLMNDHKIFRSSEMLLILAEAAAANNNTQRVTDLIDDLRDSRYGADVADKVVSNQTQAYGLILDERRLEFAFEGHRYNDLRRLGALGNRSIDRAAEDCASFGACDLPISDFRFTWPIPQAEFNGNPGLRAQQNPGY; from the coding sequence ATGAAAAAAATCAAATTATATACAGTACTGGCATTATCTGCGCTCGTGATGAGTTGCGAGGATGCTATTGATATCCAGCAACCAGGTTTGCTGGACGCAAATGCGGCTTTCCAATCCGTTTCTGACTTGAACGATGGACTATTGGGTGCTTACAACTCTTTGGATATTACTCCAGAGATGCACTTCACTAGTGTATTCACTGATGAGATTCGTATCGGTTTTGATAATGGTGGACAGGGACAGTCCTTGTACCGTTTCCAATTGAACCCTGGTAATGCTGGACCATCTGTGATCTGGACTAGAGGTTTCCAAGGAATCACTAGAGCGACACGAGTAATCGTTGCTTCTGAGAGCTTATTAGCTCGTAATGACGACAATGACCCTAACAATGATGTGGATGCTGCTGCGGTAGCTAACATCGTTGGACAGGCTTATGCAGTAAGAGCTTATATCAATCTACAGATGTTGAGCTACTACAGCCCAAATATGTCAGATTCTAGCTCTTTAGGTATTCCTATCGTTGATTTCGTAGCAGGTACAGACTTCTTGCCTACTAGAGCAACTACTGGAGATTCTTTCGACTTTATTCAAGCAGATCTTCAAATAGCAGCCAATCAAATAACTGCGCAATCTTCATTGAGATTCTTCAGTAAAGATGCTGTAGATGCTTTGAGAGCTAGAGCCTATGCTTATAGAGGTCAATACGGTAGTGCAGAGCCACTTGCCTCTAGACTTCTTGCAGCGTATCCACTTGCAGCTACTCAAGATGCTTATGAAGCGATCTTTAGAGATACAGGTAACGCAGAGGTTATCATGAAGTTGGAGCGTACTGTAGTTGACACGTACAACAACCAAGGTGCTACTGGTAGTTCTGCTGCTGGTGGATGGGGAGGTGCAAACTATGCATTTACCGGTCCTGGTATCAACGGTTCTCCATACTATGAAGTAGCTACTGATTTAGCCTTAACGGTTGAGCCAGGAGATCGTCGTAGTGCAGTTATCTATGAGTTCTTCCCTAACTTCTCACAAGCAGGTAGAGATGTGTACACGGTAAACAAATACAGAGGTTCAGAAGGGCAACCACTTATGAACGATCACAAGATCTTCAGATCTTCAGAGATGTTATTGATTCTTGCGGAAGCTGCTGCAGCTAACAACAACACGCAAAGAGTTACTGATCTTATCGATGATTTACGTGATTCTCGTTATGGGGCTGACGTTGCTGATAAAGTAGTAAGCAATCAAACTCAAGCGTACGGATTAATCCTTGACGAAAGAAGATTAGAATTCGCTTTTGAAGGTCACCGTTACAATGACTTGAGAAGACTTGGAGCACTTGGTAATAGAAGTATAGACAGAGCAGCTGAAGACTGTGCTTCATTTGGAGCTTGTGATCTTCCAATATCTGACTTCAGATTTACTTGGCCGATCCCACAAGCTGAATTTAATGGAAATCCTGGGCTTAGAGCACAACAAAATCCTGGATACTAA
- a CDS encoding YjjG family noncanonical pyrimidine nucleotidase, with translation MSNFHDVEHLFFDLDHTLWDFDRNSKLAYGRIFETEKIDLPIDVFIEKYEPLNLQFWRRFRESEITKEQLRYQRLKASFDACEFGVSDPMIHRMADLYLDYLPKFNHLFPNCLETLDILRKDYKLHLITNGFDEVQGHKILNSGLKDYFPYMLTAETAGIKKPDVKIFERALKDTGARPSNSVMIGDSYEADILGAKNAGLRTVWFHTTQEEIPEGEIVIHDLADLHSLFSR, from the coding sequence ATGAGTAATTTTCACGACGTAGAGCACTTATTTTTCGACTTAGATCACACGCTTTGGGATTTTGACCGCAACAGCAAATTGGCTTACGGTCGTATTTTTGAAACTGAGAAAATTGATCTTCCCATAGATGTTTTTATTGAAAAATACGAGCCGCTCAATTTACAATTTTGGAGACGCTTTCGCGAAAGCGAAATAACTAAAGAGCAGCTGCGTTACCAAAGATTAAAAGCGAGTTTTGATGCTTGTGAATTTGGAGTCAGTGATCCTATGATACATCGCATGGCAGATCTGTATTTGGATTATTTGCCAAAATTCAATCATTTATTTCCCAACTGTCTAGAAACACTAGACATTTTGAGGAAGGATTATAAGTTGCATCTAATAACCAACGGTTTTGATGAGGTGCAAGGACATAAGATATTAAACTCTGGACTCAAAGATTATTTCCCCTATATGCTTACTGCGGAAACTGCAGGTATCAAAAAGCCAGATGTAAAAATATTTGAACGAGCGCTTAAGGATACAGGCGCACGGCCTTCCAATAGTGTCATGATAGGCGACAGTTATGAGGCGGATATTCTGGGAGCTAAGAATGCTGGACTGCGAACGGTTTGGTTTCATACAACCCAAGAGGAAATTCCAGAAGGAGAGATAGTCATACACGACCTGGCTGATCTTCATTCTTTATTCTCCCGATAA
- a CDS encoding BamA/TamA family outer membrane protein has translation MKSRIVLIIYIACLTTITAQHSRLETFVFQDLTTIPIDTIAVNRGMINNAASITDSIQQLYLKQGYLNLRASIDSTSSNDLIRHSLFLGNRFSTIAVSTQIIDSSGNLMESSLSRKRNTYTSPARLEKVVLRIQNNWNDQGQPFAKISTKEWDFKNRDTAKLILSVQNSNSRKIDRIVVEGYPNYPSNQIQNVLNKKTVYNSRNLKRIENQLYNYPYFEKIREPQALFKKDSTLLYVYLKKKSANSADGLIGFNTDEAGKLELNGFLEATLINNFNLGERLDFEYRNDNEDQTRLSLDVDLPSIIKKRIGITTGLELLRRDSLYQNTTLILGANYMLPQNATLRVTYQSKNSTGSLNTNNNLPEATNYDLNGITTSYSILTTNSNQLQPELFKLHLTAGYQNRTLQGAPDNQIEVSAVAKKLWKLPYRIYLSTQINSYLLKTNNLQFNELVQIGGTNTIRGFNQNSIDTAAYSLLQTDLRYVINEQIYINLLGDGGVFEEYTSRNPQYLYTFGAGFGILTRAGVLRFEVANGRFNRSKQGISSTIAHLNLKVFF, from the coding sequence TTGAAGTCACGCATTGTCCTTATTATATATATAGCTTGCTTAACTACCATTACAGCACAACACTCCCGACTAGAAACCTTTGTATTTCAAGACCTTACCACCATCCCAATTGACACGATCGCTGTAAATCGCGGAATGATAAATAATGCAGCGTCTATCACGGACAGTATACAGCAGCTATATTTAAAACAAGGATATTTGAACCTGCGGGCTAGCATCGATTCTACAAGTTCAAACGATTTGATTCGACACTCGCTATTTTTAGGCAATCGATTTTCCACCATTGCTGTTTCTACACAGATCATAGATTCCAGTGGAAATTTGATGGAAAGTTCGCTTTCGCGAAAGCGGAACACCTACACCTCCCCTGCGCGATTAGAAAAAGTAGTACTCCGCATCCAAAATAATTGGAACGATCAAGGTCAACCGTTTGCGAAAATAAGTACTAAAGAATGGGATTTTAAAAATAGGGATACAGCAAAACTTATCCTAAGCGTACAAAATTCTAACAGTCGAAAAATCGACAGAATTGTAGTAGAGGGCTACCCTAATTATCCAAGCAATCAGATTCAGAATGTACTGAACAAGAAAACGGTTTATAACTCTAGGAATCTTAAGCGAATTGAGAACCAATTATACAACTACCCGTATTTTGAAAAAATCAGGGAACCTCAAGCACTTTTTAAAAAAGACAGCACCTTATTATATGTATACCTTAAAAAGAAATCAGCAAATAGTGCAGATGGGCTTATAGGCTTCAACACTGATGAAGCAGGGAAACTAGAATTGAACGGTTTTCTGGAGGCCACCTTAATAAACAACTTCAATCTAGGAGAACGCCTGGATTTTGAATACCGTAATGACAATGAAGATCAAACTAGACTAAGTCTTGATGTGGACCTGCCATCAATTATAAAGAAAAGGATAGGTATAACTACCGGATTGGAACTATTGAGAAGAGACAGTTTATACCAAAACACCACTTTGATTCTAGGTGCAAACTACATGTTACCTCAAAATGCCACTCTAAGGGTCACCTATCAAAGTAAAAACTCTACAGGAAGTCTGAACACAAATAACAACTTACCAGAAGCAACTAACTACGACTTGAACGGAATAACAACTAGCTACTCCATCTTGACCACAAATAGCAACCAGCTACAACCAGAACTTTTCAAACTTCACTTAACCGCAGGATACCAGAATCGAACCTTGCAAGGAGCCCCAGATAATCAAATAGAGGTAAGTGCTGTGGCGAAAAAGCTTTGGAAACTCCCTTACCGAATCTATTTATCGACCCAAATCAATTCGTACTTATTGAAAACGAATAATTTACAATTCAATGAACTGGTTCAAATAGGAGGAACAAATACGATTAGAGGCTTCAATCAAAATAGCATTGACACAGCAGCCTATAGTTTGCTACAAACAGACCTTAGATACGTCATAAACGAGCAGATTTACATTAATTTACTGGGGGATGGAGGTGTATTTGAAGAATATACATCCCGAAATCCGCAATATTTATACACATTTGGTGCTGGATTTGGAATTCTTACTAGGGCTGGAGTGCTGCGATTTGAAGTAGCAAATGGAAGATTCAATCGGTCTAAACAAGGCATTTCCAGTACAATAGCCCACCTAAATCTCAAGGTATTTTTCTAA